From Cricetulus griseus strain 17A/GY chromosome 1 unlocalized genomic scaffold, alternate assembly CriGri-PICRH-1.0 chr1_0, whole genome shotgun sequence, a single genomic window includes:
- the S1pr1 gene encoding sphingosine 1-phosphate receptor 1, with the protein MVSTSVPVVKPLRSSVSDYGNYDIIVRHYNYTGKLNIGAEKDHGIKLTSVVFILICCFIILENIFVLLTIWKTKKFHRPMYYFIGNLALSDLFAGVAYIVNLLLSGATTYKLTPAQWFVREGSMFVALAASVFSLLAIAIERYITMLKMKLHNGSNSSRSFLLISACWVISLILGGLPIMGWNCIGSLSSCSTVLPLYHKHYILFCTTIFTLLLLSIVILYCRIYSLVRTRSRRLTFRKNISKASRSSEKSLALLKTVIIVLSVFIACWAPLFILLLLDVGCKAKTCSILYKAEYFLVLAVLNSGTNPIIYTLTNKEMRRAFIRIISCCKCPNGDSTGKFKRPIIPGMEFSRSKSDNSSHPQKDDGDNPETIMSSGNINSSS; encoded by the coding sequence ATGGTGTCCACCAGCGTCCCGGTGGTTAAGCCCCTTCGTAGCTCAGTCTCCGACTATGGCAACTATGATATTATCGTGCGACATTATAACTACACAGGCAAGTTGAACATCGGGGCAGAGAAGGACCATGGCATTAAGCTCACTTCAGTGGTCTTCATTCTCATTTGCTGCTTCATCATCCTAGAGAATATATTTGTCTTGCTAACTATTTGGAAAACCAAGAAGTTCCATCGGCCCATGTACTATTTCATCGGCAATCTGGCTCTCTCGGACCTGTTCGCAGGAGTGGCTTACATAGTTAACCTGCTGTTGTCTGGGGCCACCACCTACAAACTCACCCCCGCCCAGTGGTTTGTGCGGGAAGGGAGTATGTTTGTGGCTCTGGCTGCCTCGGTGTTCAGCCTCCTTGCCATTGCCATTGAGCGCTACATCACCATGCTGAAGATGAAACTACACAATGGGAGCAACAGCTCACGTTCCTTCCTGCTGATCAGCGCCTGCTGGGTCATCTCCCTCATCCTGGGTGGCCTGCCCATCATGGGCTGGAACTGCATCGGCTCGCTGTCCAGCTGCTCCACCGTGCTCCCACTCTACCACAAGCACTATATTCTCTTCTGCACCACCATCTTCACTCTGCTCCTGCTGTCCATCGTCATCCTCTACTGCAGGATCTACTCCTTGGTCAGGACTCGAAGCCGCCGCCTGACCTTCCGAAAGAACATTTCCAAGGCCAGCCGCAGTTCGGAGAAGTCGTTGGCCTTACTGAAGACTGTCATCATTGTCCTGAGTGTCTTCATTGCCTGCTGGGCCCCTCTCTTCATCCTACTGTTGCTGGATGTGGGCTGCAAGGCGAAGACCTGCAGCATCCTGTACAAAGCAGAGTACTTCCTGGTTCTGGCTGTGCTGAACTCAGGTACCAACCCCATCATTTACACGCTGACCAACAAGGAGATGCGCAGGGCCTTCATCCGGATCATATCCTGTTGCAAATGCCCCAACGGAGACTCCACTGGCAAATTCAAACGGCCCATCATCCCAGGAATGGAATTTAGCCGCAGCAAATCAGACAACTCCTCCCACCCTCAGAAGGATGATGGGGACAACCCAGAGACCATTATGTCCTCTGGAAATATCAACTCTTCCTCCTAA